In Actinoplanes lobatus, the DNA window GGGATCGGAGTTCCCACCGGAGTACCAGGGCAATCTGTTCTTCGCCGACTACGCCAAGGGTTTCATCCGCCGCGCCGTGCTGGACGACGCCGGCAACGCCACGGCGGTGCACGACTTCGACGCGCAGGCCGGCGCGGTCGTCGACCTGAAGGTGGCGCCGGACGGCGACCTCTACTACCTGACCTACATCCCGGGACGGCTCTACCGGGTCACCTACAGCCTGGGCAACCACTCGCCGACCGCGAACGCCACCTCCGACGTCGACAAGGGACTGAACCCGCTCACGGTGAACTTCTCCAGTGCGGGCAGCAGCGACCCGGACGGCGACGAGCTCACCTACGCCTGGGACTTCGGCGACGGCGGGAGCAGCACGGCGGCGAACCCGGTGCACGTCTACGACGACGTCGGCGTCTACACGGCCACCCTCACCGTCACCGACAGCGAGGGGCGCACCGGCACGTCCGTACCGTTGATCGTGCAGGTGGGGATCGCGCCGACGGTGACCATCGCGGTGCCGGCGGACGAGTCCACCTACCGGGCCGGGGACGTCGTCACCTACAACGCGTTCGCCCAGGACGCGGCCGGGTTCGACCTGGACGACAACGGCATCCGGACGACCGTGATCCTGCACCACCACACGCACATCCACCCGTTCCTCGGGCCGCTCACCGGACGGGCCGGGCAGTTCACCGTCCCGGACACCGGCGAGTCCTCGGCCGACACCTGGTACGAGATCCGGGTGACGGCCACCGACACCAACGGGCTGAGCACCTCGAAGTCGATCGAGATCCGGCCGGTCACCAGCACGTTCACGGTCGCCACCAGCCCGCCGGGGCTCACCGCCTACCTGGACGGGGTGCCGGTGGAGACCCCGCACTCGGTGCTCGGCGTGGAGAACTTCCAGCGTGAGCTGTACGCCCCGCCCACCGCGGTCGGCGCGGACGGCACCGTTTACCAGTTCCAGGGCTGGTCGGACGGGAAGGCGATCCGGCACACCGTCGCCATCCCGGCGGCGGACACCACCTACACGGCCACCTACGTGCCGTCGCCGCCCTTCACCGCCACCTTCTACGACAACAAGAACCTGGCCGGGACCCCGGTGCTGACCCGCTCCGACCCGCGGATCGACTTCGTCTGGGGCGAGGCCGCGCCGGACCCGGCGGTGCCGGCGAACGCGTTCTCCGCCCGGTGGACCAAGAGGCAGCACTTCGCGGCCGGCCGCTACCGGTTCACCACGGTCTCCGACGACGGGGTACGCCTCTACGTCGACCGGCAGCTCGTGCTGGACCGGTGGCAGGGCCAGTCCGGCACCGCCTACGACTGGATCGGCGACCTCGGCGAGGGCGTGCACACGATCACCCTCGAATACTTCGACGAGGGCGGCGACGCGATGGCCAAACTGGACTGGGCCGCCTCGATCGACCAGCCGTCCGGCGACTGGACCGCCGAGTACTGGAACACGCCGGGCGCCGGATCGGCCCCGACCGTGCCCACCACCACGCCCACGCTGACCCGCGCCGAGCCGAACGTGGACCACGACTGGGCGCTCGGCTCCCCGGACCCGGCGATCACCCCGGACCACTTCACCGCCCGCTACCGCCGCACGATCAACCTCTCCCCGGGCGAGTACGAGTTCACCGCCACGGCCGACGACGGTGTCCGGGTGACCGTCGACGGACTGCGGATCATCGACGCCTGGGCCGACTCCGGCGCCACCGCGCACACCGCCACCACCCTGCTCGGCGGCGGCCCGCACACGGTGGTGATGGAGTACTACGAGAACGGCGGCGACGCGGTCGCGCGGCTCGCCTACCGGCAGACCGCGGAGGCGGCCGATCCGCCCGACTGGACCGGTGAGTACTTCACCGGCATGGACCTCGCCGGACAGCCGGTCCTGGTCCGGCCGGACACCACGATCGGCTTCGACTGGGGTGGCGGCCCACCCGATCCGGCGCTCCCGGCCGACGGGTTCTCGGCCCGCTGGAGCCGCACCGACACGCTGCCCGCCGGGATCTACCGGTTCGAGGGGCAGAGCGACGACGGCATCCGGGTCTACCTGGACGGTGTCCCGATCGTCGACAAGTGGGTCAACCAGAACGACACGTTCCGCACCGACCGGCTCGTGCTCGCCGGGCCGCACCAGATCCGGGTCGAGTACTTCGAGAACGGCGGCGGCGCGATCGCGAAGTTCGGCTACCAGCGGATCGGCGACGTCGGGCCGGTCGGCACCTGGAACGCCGAGTACTTCGCGAACCGCACCCTGGACGGCACCCCGGTGGTGACCCGCGCCGACGACGCGGTCGCCTTCGACTGGGGCGCCGGCAGCCCGGATCCGGCCGTCCCGGCGGACGGGTTCTCCGCCCGCTGGACGCGGACCGCCACCTGGGAGGCCGGGACGTACACGTTCACGGCCACCGGCGACGACGGGATCCGGGTCCGGCTCGACGGGGTCACGGTCGTCGACGGCTGGTCCGACCACGGCCCCACCACCTTCAGCGCCGACGTCGGCATCGGCGCCGGGGAACACACCGTCGTCGTCGAGTACTACGAGGCCGGCGGCGGCGCGGTCGCACGATTCCTAACCGAGAGGGAGTCCCGGTAATGGCGGACATCGCCCCAGTTCGGCTCGCAGCGCCACCGGCGGTCAGCGTCGTGGTGCCCACCCGCAACGAGGCGGAGAACGTACAGCCCTTGGTCGAGCAGCTGAAGCAGGCGCTCGGCGGAACACCCAGCGAGATCGTCTTCGTCGACGACAGCGACGACGACACCCCGGCGACGGTCACCGCACTGTCCGAACGGGACCCGGACGGCGTACGCCTGGTCCATCGCGCCGCGGGTGAGCGGACCGGTGGCCTGGGTGGCGCGGTGGCCGCCGGACTGGCCGAGGCGCGGGCGCCGTGGGTGGTGGTGATGGACGGCGACCTGCAACATCCGCCGGAGACCGTGCCCGCGCTGCTGGCCGCCGGCCGGCGGAACCGGGCCGACGCGGTGGTGGCCAGCCGGTACCGCACGCCCGGCCGCGTGGACGGCCTCTCCGGTGGCTTCCGGCGGCTGGTGTCCCGTGCCTCCGGCACCCTCGCGAAGGTGTTCTTCCCGCGCCGGCTGCGGGCGGTCACCGACCCGATGAGCGGGTTCTTCGCGGTCCGGCGTGAGGCGGTGGACCTGGACGCGCTGCGGCCGCGGGGCTACAAGATCCTGCTGGAGGTGGTGATCCGCAGCCGGATGACACGGGTCGACGAGGTGCCGTACACGTTCCGGCCGCGGGCCGCCGGGGAGAGCAAGGCGTCCTTCCGGGAGGGGGTCCGCTACCTGCGGCACCTGAGCCTGCTGCGGCTGGCCGCCACCCGGCATCCCGCCTCGCCGCTGGGCCGGATGACCGGGTTCGCGCTGGCCGGCGCGGCCGGGACGGCGGTCAACTCGGCGGCGCTGTGGGCGCTCGGCGAGGTGGCCGGACTGCCCTACCTGCTGGCCGCGTTCCTGGCCGTGCAGGTGGCGATCGTGTGGAACTTCGCGGTCATCGACAACCTGGTGATGCCGCCCGGCGAGCACGCGCGGCGCCGCCGGTTCGGCCGGTTCCTGCTGTTGAACAACAGCCTCACTCCCGTACATCTGGGGTTGCTCTTCGGTCTTGTGCAGTGGGGTGGCCTGCACTATCTGCCCGCCAACCTGGTGGCGATCGTCGTGGTGTTCACCCTCCGGTACGCGGTGACCAGCCGATGGGTCTACGGCGCGCCACCGTCCGGGATGGTGACCACGGTCCGCCGGGCCGTGCAGACCCGCCTGCTGCTGGCCGTGCTGCTCACCGCGCTGGCCTTCCCGGCCCTCGTCGCGATCGCCTGGAACGGCCTGTGGACCCGCGGTGACGCGGTGCCGCTGCTGATTCCGCTGGCCGCCGGGGCCGCGCTGGTCGCCGGCCGGATCCGGCCCGGTCCCGCCGAGCCGGACGTCCACGACCGGCAGGTGGACGGCCTGCTCGCCGCGGTCTTCCTGACCGCCGCCGGTACGCTGCTGGCGCTGATGCCATCGCCCGGCTGGCTGGTTCCGGCGGCGCTCGCCTTCCTCGCCGGCTCGGCGATCCTGCTGGTGGGGACGCGCGCCGTGGCCCGGCTGCGGTGGGCGCTGCTGCTGCCGCTGGTGGCGATCGGCGGGGTGATGCCGGCCGTCAGCGGCGCGGTCGACACCGGGCTGCGGGCGGTCGTCACCCTGCTCGGCCGTCCGGCCGGCCCGACCAGCAGCGACGGCGGGCTGGTCACCGCGTACCAGGGCGCCGAACTGTTGCTGCCCGCACACCAGTTGCCCGGCCTGGCCCTGGCCGGTGGGGTGGTCTGTCTGCTGATCAGT includes these proteins:
- a CDS encoding PA14 domain-containing protein is translated as MRARSVMVIVAVLAAALLGPPPATAAPPADFQTSLVVGGDLDEPSGFEIAPDGRIFILERAGTVKIFKDGHLLATPFAVLPSEPTGDRGLIGIAFDPGFGVANHWVYFYYTGLDLHNRLVRFDASGDVGTDGPYTIFRTESLSQHLHVGGSIRFGPDGKLYFAVGDNGYSSNAQILSNPHGKILRINPDGTVPADNPFAGQADKEQAIWAYGFRNPWRFQFDSVTGRLYGGDVGDYTWEEINQIVKGGNYGWPLKEGKCTAGCAGFIDPIHVYAHDGESAAATGGPVYRGSEFPPEYQGNLFFADYAKGFIRRAVLDDAGNATAVHDFDAQAGAVVDLKVAPDGDLYYLTYIPGRLYRVTYSLGNHSPTANATSDVDKGLNPLTVNFSSAGSSDPDGDELTYAWDFGDGGSSTAANPVHVYDDVGVYTATLTVTDSEGRTGTSVPLIVQVGIAPTVTIAVPADESTYRAGDVVTYNAFAQDAAGFDLDDNGIRTTVILHHHTHIHPFLGPLTGRAGQFTVPDTGESSADTWYEIRVTATDTNGLSTSKSIEIRPVTSTFTVATSPPGLTAYLDGVPVETPHSVLGVENFQRELYAPPTAVGADGTVYQFQGWSDGKAIRHTVAIPAADTTYTATYVPSPPFTATFYDNKNLAGTPVLTRSDPRIDFVWGEAAPDPAVPANAFSARWTKRQHFAAGRYRFTTVSDDGVRLYVDRQLVLDRWQGQSGTAYDWIGDLGEGVHTITLEYFDEGGDAMAKLDWAASIDQPSGDWTAEYWNTPGAGSAPTVPTTTPTLTRAEPNVDHDWALGSPDPAITPDHFTARYRRTINLSPGEYEFTATADDGVRVTVDGLRIIDAWADSGATAHTATTLLGGGPHTVVMEYYENGGDAVARLAYRQTAEAADPPDWTGEYFTGMDLAGQPVLVRPDTTIGFDWGGGPPDPALPADGFSARWSRTDTLPAGIYRFEGQSDDGIRVYLDGVPIVDKWVNQNDTFRTDRLVLAGPHQIRVEYFENGGGAIAKFGYQRIGDVGPVGTWNAEYFANRTLDGTPVVTRADDAVAFDWGAGSPDPAVPADGFSARWTRTATWEAGTYTFTATGDDGIRVRLDGVTVVDGWSDHGPTTFSADVGIGAGEHTVVVEYYEAGGGAVARFLTERESR
- a CDS encoding glycosyltransferase, producing the protein MADIAPVRLAAPPAVSVVVPTRNEAENVQPLVEQLKQALGGTPSEIVFVDDSDDDTPATVTALSERDPDGVRLVHRAAGERTGGLGGAVAAGLAEARAPWVVVMDGDLQHPPETVPALLAAGRRNRADAVVASRYRTPGRVDGLSGGFRRLVSRASGTLAKVFFPRRLRAVTDPMSGFFAVRREAVDLDALRPRGYKILLEVVIRSRMTRVDEVPYTFRPRAAGESKASFREGVRYLRHLSLLRLAATRHPASPLGRMTGFALAGAAGTAVNSAALWALGEVAGLPYLLAAFLAVQVAIVWNFAVIDNLVMPPGEHARRRRFGRFLLLNNSLTPVHLGLLFGLVQWGGLHYLPANLVAIVVVFTLRYAVTSRWVYGAPPSGMVTTVRRAVQTRLLLAVLLTALAFPALVAIAWNGLWTRGDAVPLLIPLAAGAALVAGRIRPGPAEPDVHDRQVDGLLAAVFLTAAGTLLALMPSPGWLVPAALAFLAGSAILLVGTRAVARLRWALLLPLVAIGGVMPAVSGAVDTGLRAVVTLLGRPAGPTSSDGGLVTAYQGAELLLPAHQLPGLALAGGVVCLLISAVVIFGLRGRAVLRAAAAAALLAAVTVGAVLAVLLVGRLFGPAAFRIALLPVFTDILLAVVVATVVSRWSPGPERAPARTVRQHLPRGRFVLVALVAMAVLLSAQTLPQIEWITAGGVR